The following is a genomic window from Akkermansiaceae bacterium.
CGACGGCAGCAGGTCCGGGGTAAACTGGATCCGCTTGAACCTGCCACCGATCCCATTGGCCAGCGTTTGGGCCAGTGATGTTTTCCCGACACCCGGCGCTCCCTCAATCAAGGCGTGTCCTTTGGCCAACAGGGCAGTAAGCAGCAAATTGCTCGCTTGCTCCGCTCCAAGGACAGCCGCAGAGAGTCGCTCCTGCAGGGTGTGTAATTTACTGATAGGCATATGACACGACCACTTTCGCAGGAATCATCCCGGAATCAATCACAGAGTCACCTGGTTCATTTCCTTTTACCCCTTTTACTTCCTTTTCCCCGGACCAATGATCCTTTTTTGCACCTCAGCTGATAGATTGCTACTGGCCAGCCATTGTCGCGCGGCCTCGCGATCCTTCCTCAGGTATGCCCGGCCGCTGTGAACCAGCGTCTCATTTCTCATTTTCGGGTCGGTGATGGTGCTTGCCCAGTCGACCGCGGCACGTGGATTTTGATAGGCGATACGCCGCGTAAATCCAGTCACCGCCGAGTCACGCTCGGGTGAATCATTCATCTGGTTGAGGTGGTTTCCGGCGGCTTCGGCGTCCCGTGCTGCCCAGGTGGAAAAGGCCATCCCGAATCCCAGCGCCTTGCCATTTCCCTCGGGCAAAGTCTGCAGCCATGAAACCGCTTTCGATGGGTCCTCATCGGCATAACCCCGTGCCACCTGACTGACGGCAACGTCGCGCAGTTTACCCTCCGGCACACTGGCCGACCAGCGGGCGGCTTCCTCGGGGCTGCCCGATTTCATCACCGCCCTGGCAATCAGGTTCATCATGTGACCGGCATCCTTGTCACCCATTTCCAGTCGCTGCATGGCGAAATCCGTAGCCACTCGGGGGTCGGTATTGGCCAGGCCATAGACGGCTCCCCATTTCAAATCCCTCCTGTTCTGATCTTCTGTTGATTGACTGTTGAACCAGGAAAGAGCCGCTTGCGGGTTGGCACTGGCCCACCCGCTGAAGGCTGCCGCCATGTCCTTCTGTTCGCTTTTGGCGCCAAATTCCACCACCGACTGACCAGCCAGCGCCCCCCAGGCGTAATGAAAATCCTTCCACTCCGGACTATCCGAGGACATGTGGGTGATTTGCTCCCGGAGCAGCTCGGCATTCTCCACCGTCAGCCCCTCCAGCAATTTGGCAAAGGCAATACGCCTCTCAATGGGGTTGTTACTCGTTTGCAAAATGTTGCCGAGCGATTTGATCCCTTGTTCGGATAGATTGACTCTACCCGGCTCACCCAGATCGGGAACCCCGGCTGACCGGCTGTTCCGGGAGGCCGGACGCGGGTGGTAGGCACCCGCCACAGGACCGGTTGACCCGCCAGAGGCGCCGGCCCCTCCGCTCTTTCCAGAATCACCATGGGCGGCAGTCATCGCATCGCCCGCAAAATACTGAGCCCCCACGACAAACGAGGTGATCGCTACAACCGCCCATAGGGCGTGGATGATGAGTGCTTTGTTCATTTCTCTGTTTTTCTATTTTTCCAGGCTGTGAATACGTCGGCAGCCCATGGAACCTTACAAGCACCAACACGCACGGCATGATCATTTTCCCTGCCGCTTACGCACCACCATCACGGCCATGACACTTTGTTCATTTTTTTTTGAACTTAATATTGCCAGATTCGCCATGTGGTGTCATTTTACATTGCAGGGCGTCAATTTTCACCTCCCTACACCTAGCCAGGTAATTTCTCCACACAAGTATGAGCACCCAATTATTCGGAACCGACGGAATCAGAGGCATCGCCAACCAGTGGCCGATCAACCCGGAAGTAGCCCTGAGAATCGGCCGCGCCGTCGCCCGCGTTCTCCAGTCGGACGGCGAACGCCGACACAAGGTCGTCATCGGCAAAGACACCCGACTCTCCGGCTACATGCTGGAAACCGCGATTACCAGTGGCTTGGTTTCAGAGGGCTCACATGTCTTGCTCACCGGCCCGGCGCCCACCCCTGCGGTTGCCCACCTAACCCGGTCGATGAACTGCGACGCCGGTATCATGCTAACCGCATCCCACAATCCATACCAGGATAACGGCATCAAGATCTTTGGCCGCGACGGCTTTAAACTCAGTGACGAACTGGAGTTGGAAATTGAAAACCTGATCCTCTCCGACGACCTGCCGCACCCCGAGGGAGACCTCGGCAAGGCTATCCGTATCGATGATGCGATGGGTCGCTACATCGAGTTTACCAAGAATGCCGTGGGGGCGGACTCGCTGCGCGGCCTGAAGATTGTCGTCGATTGCGCTCACGGTGCCGGCTACCACGTCGGTCCACTCATCTTCGAGGAGCTTGGAGCGGAGGTCATCAAAATGTCCGTTCACCCCGATGGAAGAAATATCAACGAGGGCTGTGGCGCCCTGTATCCGGACAAGGCCGCTGCCCTCGTCAAGGAACACGGCGCCCACGTCGGTATCTGCTTCGATGGTGACGCCGACCGCGTGATTTTCTGCGATGAAAAAGGGGAGGTCATCGACGGTGATCGCGTTCTCTG
Proteins encoded in this region:
- a CDS encoding phosphoglucosamine mutase; its protein translation is MSTQLFGTDGIRGIANQWPINPEVALRIGRAVARVLQSDGERRHKVVIGKDTRLSGYMLETAITSGLVSEGSHVLLTGPAPTPAVAHLTRSMNCDAGIMLTASHNPYQDNGIKIFGRDGFKLSDELELEIENLILSDDLPHPEGDLGKAIRIDDAMGRYIEFTKNAVGADSLRGLKIVVDCAHGAGYHVGPLIFEELGAEVIKMSVHPDGRNINEGCGALYPDKAAALVKEHGAHVGICFDGDADRVIFCDEKGEVIDGDRVLCLCAKALHEQGKLKGNTLVATVMSNLGLRDALAADGINLETTGVGDRLVLERMREKGYNLGGENSGHIIYSDHATTGDGIMSALMLLAMMREKNAPLSDLANCMEIYPQVLLGLNVSEKPPIETIPEVHAAIQNAEAAFSEKGRVLVRYSGTERKIRVLTECSDAALARSQADLIAAAIQNTIGAVK